Part of the Gloeocapsa sp. PCC 73106 genome is shown below.
AATATAGTCTCTAATCTCTTGAGAATCAATGGGGGGTTCTTCTGAGCGATTCCAAGCGATGCTTCTGGCTATTTCTGCTTGCGCTTGTTGCAATATGGGGGAGTTGGGTTTATTAATTTCTTCCCAACAGACGATACCCTGTACTTTCTGTTTTTTGTCTTCTGCGTCGATTCTAGCGAGTAGGTTGAGGAGTCTTTGTCTTTCTTGGTTTTGTGCTGTTTCTGTGGGAAAGCGATCTGGCCATGCTGATGGATCGTCTACTAATGAAGCCCAAATTACCGCGCGAGTCGTTGCTAAAGGTTTACGCGACCACCATAAGTGTAATGTGGAGGGGTGACCATGACGTATCGACTTCTCTCTAGCTGATTCGCTGTTAATTGCGACTAGGGGGAGAGCGACTTCTATGAGCTTTTTCTTCATTTAATACTTTTTAAAG
Proteins encoded:
- a CDS encoding DUF1156 domain-containing protein → MKKKLIEVALPLVAINSESAREKSIRHGHPSTLHLWWSRKPLATTRAVIWASLVDDPSAWPDRFPTETAQNQERQRLLNLLARIDAEDKKQKVQGIVCWEEINKPNSPILQQAQAEIARSIAWNRSEEPPIDSQEIRDYI